One window from the genome of Pseudobdellovibrionaceae bacterium encodes:
- a CDS encoding D-glycerate dehydrogenase, with product MKPKVLIYKKSFPQEVIDKVLAPHFDVFVLGIGTPEFKEHLKDTVGIIGWGGRIDRQFLEQAPKLKAFSTISVGYDHCDLAAMNELGIRLMHTPDVLTEAVADSALALMLATTRRVVELDRHIRQGQWVKSVSPEWYGQNMYKKTLGIVGMGRIGKAIARRAHFGFDMNILYHSRTAHHDAEQETHAQFIGLDELLQSSDFVCCVLPKTPQTLHYFKQEHFEMMKSTAIFINVGRGQVVKENDLAHALVHKTIYAAGLDVFEVEPLPLDSPLLSLDNVVLFPHASSATVETRFAMDEDAAQNLVNILTKPNTIKNCVNPNLC from the coding sequence ATGAAACCTAAAGTACTTATTTATAAAAAGAGCTTTCCCCAAGAGGTGATTGATAAAGTGTTAGCTCCCCATTTTGATGTCTTTGTGCTTGGGATCGGAACCCCCGAATTCAAAGAGCACCTTAAAGATACGGTAGGCATTATCGGCTGGGGCGGGCGCATTGATCGCCAGTTTTTAGAACAAGCCCCCAAATTGAAAGCCTTTTCCACAATATCTGTGGGATATGATCATTGTGACCTAGCGGCCATGAATGAACTTGGCATCCGACTGATGCACACTCCCGACGTTCTGACTGAAGCCGTTGCCGATAGCGCCCTTGCGCTGATGCTAGCTACGACCAGAAGAGTGGTTGAGTTAGATCGTCATATTCGCCAAGGTCAGTGGGTGAAGTCCGTTTCTCCTGAATGGTATGGACAGAATATGTATAAAAAAACTTTAGGGATCGTGGGAATGGGGCGCATTGGAAAAGCCATCGCTAGACGCGCCCACTTTGGATTCGACATGAATATACTTTACCATTCACGAACCGCTCATCATGATGCCGAACAAGAAACCCACGCCCAATTTATAGGACTAGATGAGCTTTTACAGTCCTCTGATTTTGTGTGCTGCGTTTTACCCAAAACCCCACAAACTTTACATTATTTTAAACAAGAGCACTTTGAAATGATGAAGTCCACAGCCATATTTATAAATGTAGGACGCGGCCAAGTGGTCAAAGAAAATGATCTCGCCCATGCCCTTGTCCATAAAACCATCTATGCCGCGGGCCTTGATGTCTTTGAAGTGGAGCCTTTGCCCTTAGACTCTCCCCTGCTCAGCCTTGATAATGTGGTTTTATTTCCTCACGCCTCGTCAGCCACGGTAGAAACCCGTTTCGCCATGGACGAAGACGCCGCCCAAAACCTTGTAAATATCTTAACAAAACCCAACACAATAAAAAATTGCGTTAATCCTAACTTATGCTAA
- a CDS encoding OprO/OprP family phosphate-selective porin, with the protein MKLVCFFISILLVCTGVTHANTSKPKKPISSAELGDGSPFTPITFGNGIEFYEPDSEFRMNLRFRVQNRADFIYSENSSEDMNYSWAVRRARLRMNGTVFSPKLRYLLQLSFSKGDQDWNNSKFSNVVRDAIFTYEITQRWQVAFGQGKLPGNRQRVVSSSDQQFGDRSIVNGAFNLDRDFGFQTQYEIPISTALVRLKGAISSGEGRNQSVPSDDKLFYTTRVEFLPFGRFKQNGDYFESDLAYEDSLKASFGYTFAYLDGAARANGGVGEIFTTTGDAGDPVERRTHTVHYADALFKYLGHSLYLEFVNKTAKDPIINPAQAVLVGHAFNVQVGKMLHPKLEVAARYSAIFPESGVSAYHDEIKEWTLGVNYFLSGHKVKLQANAGYTEDVGALGRLQMELGI; encoded by the coding sequence ATGAAGTTGGTGTGCTTTTTTATATCTATTCTGCTTGTCTGTACTGGTGTGACTCATGCAAATACCAGCAAGCCCAAAAAACCAATCTCTTCGGCAGAACTGGGGGATGGCTCGCCCTTTACGCCTATTACTTTTGGCAATGGCATTGAGTTTTACGAACCCGATAGCGAATTCAGAATGAACTTAAGATTTCGAGTGCAAAATCGCGCTGATTTTATCTATTCAGAAAACTCAAGCGAAGACATGAATTACAGCTGGGCTGTAAGACGTGCTCGTTTAAGAATGAATGGTACGGTCTTTTCACCAAAGCTACGTTACTTACTGCAATTGTCATTTAGCAAAGGCGATCAAGATTGGAACAATTCCAAATTTTCAAACGTGGTTCGTGATGCCATTTTTACTTACGAAATCACACAACGCTGGCAAGTGGCCTTTGGACAAGGAAAGCTACCTGGAAACCGACAACGCGTTGTCAGTTCTAGCGATCAACAGTTTGGGGATCGCTCTATTGTCAACGGGGCCTTTAACTTGGATCGCGATTTTGGGTTTCAGACCCAATATGAAATTCCCATCAGCACCGCCCTTGTACGCCTGAAAGGTGCCATCAGTTCTGGAGAAGGGCGTAACCAATCCGTTCCCTCTGATGACAAACTGTTTTACACCACACGCGTTGAATTTTTACCCTTTGGACGCTTTAAACAAAATGGCGATTACTTTGAAAGTGATTTAGCTTATGAAGACAGTTTAAAGGCCAGCTTCGGTTATACGTTTGCATACCTAGATGGAGCCGCTCGAGCCAATGGTGGAGTCGGGGAAATCTTCACCACAACAGGTGATGCTGGTGACCCTGTGGAACGTCGTACTCATACTGTTCACTATGCGGATGCTCTTTTTAAATATCTTGGGCACTCTTTATACTTAGAATTTGTGAATAAAACAGCTAAAGACCCCATCATCAACCCCGCACAAGCTGTCTTAGTGGGTCATGCCTTTAACGTTCAAGTCGGCAAGATGCTCCATCCAAAACTAGAAGTTGCCGCAAGATACTCTGCTATTTTTCCTGAATCTGGTGTCTCAGCATACCATGACGAGATTAAAGAATGGACCTTGGGTGTGAACTACTTTCTAAGTGGTCATAAAGTTAAATTGCAAGCTAACGCGGGATACACCGAAGACGTAGGCGCACTTGGGCGTTTGCAAATGGAGCTTGGGATATAA
- a CDS encoding aspartyl/asparaginyl beta-hydroxylase domain-containing protein yields the protein MDILILMFVLFMFAVGAMTYVYAFRGQARFESLTEYLRKGWPIFAPLNCTLYMVTQKRASKPIMDVKDFPELQILQDNWQVIRDEVLELYKSKALDATGDSANTSYYDIGFRTFYKYGWRKFYLNWYGYTHTSAQKSCPKTVELLSRVPSVNGAMISVLPPQSKLTRHLDPVACSLRYHLGLATPEDDNCYINVDQTSYSWRDGDAFLFDETYLHYVFNNTDKTRLILMCDVNRPTNFIGKIINGTYKILMKITVVPNTNEDKRGLVNVVFSSLAPILAKSKSLKQTNRKAYLALKYSVNTALIALLLLLVAGFIDLVDDLIDYVL from the coding sequence ATGGATATTTTGATACTCATGTTTGTTCTTTTCATGTTTGCCGTCGGAGCCATGACCTATGTCTACGCCTTTAGAGGTCAAGCACGCTTTGAAAGTCTCACGGAATACTTACGTAAAGGCTGGCCTATTTTTGCTCCCTTAAACTGTACGCTATATATGGTCACTCAAAAGCGTGCCAGCAAACCCATCATGGACGTCAAAGACTTTCCTGAACTGCAAATCCTTCAAGACAATTGGCAAGTCATTCGCGACGAAGTGCTAGAGCTTTATAAATCAAAAGCGCTAGATGCCACTGGAGACTCTGCCAACACATCCTACTACGATATTGGATTTAGGACCTTCTATAAATATGGCTGGAGAAAGTTTTATCTCAACTGGTATGGTTACACTCACACCTCAGCCCAAAAAAGTTGTCCAAAAACAGTAGAGCTATTAAGCCGCGTGCCTTCAGTCAATGGTGCTATGATTTCTGTGCTTCCGCCCCAATCTAAATTGACGCGACATCTTGATCCTGTGGCCTGCTCCTTACGATATCATCTGGGTCTAGCTACTCCTGAAGATGACAATTGCTATATCAATGTGGATCAAACTTCTTACTCTTGGCGCGATGGTGACGCATTTCTATTTGACGAAACTTACCTGCACTATGTTTTTAACAATACAGATAAAACTCGATTGATCTTAATGTGTGACGTAAACAGACCCACAAATTTTATCGGTAAAATCATCAATGGAACTTATAAAATTCTAATGAAGATCACTGTTGTTCCCAACACAAATGAAGACAAGAGAGGTCTAGTAAATGTGGTTTTCTCTAGCCTTGCTCCTATCTTGGCAAAAAGTAAATCCCTAAAACAAACCAACAGAAAAGCTTACTTGGCCTTAAAGTACTCGGTGAATACGGCACTGATCGCCCTACTTTTATTGTTAGTCGCAGGTTTTATTGATCTTGTAGACGACTTGATTGACTACGTACTTTAA
- a CDS encoding peptidoglycan DD-metalloendopeptidase family protein — translation MKIRLKNVIVPLVLAVASFAIVTGLKINEDTQKKKTNSKAKSQISAQEEVKRKPAPPLPIEKQFPHMIGRKNTLYEYLRQQEVSSIDIIEMVNAAKPIRNLSRMHPRTRFRIEQDEAKNLLAIEFWFSALERLQVRKNLETSTWEAQHIEEKVDIELVSFVGEVQSTLWESALNAKMDPTLIAELAEIFGWEVDFAREVQVGDRWRLVVEKKLVKGTPVGWGSILVAEYENVGKPYQAFLLRVEGKDKGYYNAEGESLRKMFLKSPLKFARVTSRFNRRRFHPKLKVVRPHNGVDYGAPIGTPVRSVANGPVVMSQYSGGGGNVLKIRHNSTYQTAYKHLSGFAKGVRRGAKVRQGQIVAYTGNTGLSTGPHLHYEFYVNGRYVDPLRQKFPSADPVASEDMEEFKLQQKILMASLPGWDGEIQVAEPVRGWAHDWMPPHLRTTSFYRGPTLEE, via the coding sequence ATGAAGATAAGACTGAAGAATGTGATTGTGCCCCTTGTTTTGGCAGTAGCAAGCTTTGCTATTGTGACAGGGCTTAAAATCAACGAAGACACGCAAAAAAAGAAGACCAATTCTAAAGCCAAATCTCAAATCTCCGCCCAAGAAGAGGTGAAAAGGAAACCTGCACCCCCTCTGCCCATAGAAAAGCAGTTCCCTCACATGATTGGTCGCAAAAATACTCTGTATGAATACCTGCGCCAGCAAGAGGTTTCATCTATTGATATTATAGAGATGGTGAATGCTGCAAAACCGATCCGAAACCTCTCTCGCATGCACCCTAGAACGCGATTTCGTATTGAACAAGATGAGGCTAAAAACCTATTGGCTATTGAGTTTTGGTTTTCTGCGCTAGAAAGGCTACAAGTTCGCAAAAACTTAGAAACCAGCACCTGGGAAGCTCAGCACATTGAAGAAAAAGTAGATATCGAACTGGTCTCTTTTGTGGGTGAAGTGCAAAGCACATTGTGGGAGTCCGCTCTCAACGCCAAAATGGACCCGACACTCATTGCGGAATTAGCAGAAATTTTTGGTTGGGAGGTCGACTTTGCTCGTGAAGTGCAAGTGGGTGACCGTTGGCGTTTAGTAGTTGAAAAGAAATTAGTAAAGGGAACTCCTGTGGGCTGGGGTTCAATTCTTGTGGCTGAGTATGAAAATGTGGGTAAGCCCTATCAGGCTTTTTTATTAAGAGTCGAGGGCAAAGATAAAGGGTATTACAATGCAGAGGGGGAGAGCTTAAGAAAGATGTTCTTAAAGAGCCCACTGAAGTTTGCTCGAGTCACCTCTCGGTTCAATCGCCGAAGATTTCATCCTAAATTAAAAGTAGTGCGTCCTCATAATGGTGTAGATTATGGTGCCCCCATCGGTACCCCTGTAAGAAGTGTCGCGAATGGCCCGGTAGTAATGTCTCAGTACAGTGGTGGCGGAGGGAACGTTTTAAAAATCCGTCACAACTCCACTTATCAAACAGCCTATAAACATCTAAGTGGTTTTGCTAAAGGTGTTCGTCGAGGAGCCAAAGTGCGACAAGGACAGATTGTGGCTTATACAGGAAATACAGGTTTATCGACAGGCCCTCATCTGCATTACGAATTCTATGTCAATGGTAGGTACGTAGATCCGCTCAGACAAAAGTTTCCTTCAGCTGATCCCGTGGCTTCTGAAGATATGGAAGAGTTTAAGCTACAACAAAAAATATTGATGGCCTCTTTGCCTGGTTGGGACGGAGAAATTCAAGTTGCAGAACCCGTAAGAGGTTGGGCTCATGACTGGATGCCACCCCACCTAAGAACCACTTCTTTTTATCGTGGTCCTACGTTAGAAGAATAA
- a CDS encoding YceI family protein, with the protein MKLMCVVMTSLLLSFSAFAKDYKPGKYQVDTAHSKVGFEIPHLVISTVEGKFTDFSGTVQLDKKFNKSKIDVVISAKSIDTANSKRDDHLRSADFFDVEKNSDIKFVSTGITGTPDKFTVQGKLTMKGVTKPVTLDAQYLGTVKDGFGNEKAAFSAKTKLNRKDFGLTWNNVVEAGPVVGDQVSIDLRIQAALEQPKKK; encoded by the coding sequence ATGAAGTTAATGTGTGTAGTGATGACGTCCCTATTGTTGTCTTTTTCTGCGTTTGCAAAAGATTATAAACCTGGAAAATATCAAGTAGATACCGCTCACTCTAAAGTCGGATTTGAAATTCCTCATCTTGTGATCTCTACTGTGGAAGGGAAATTTACAGACTTTAGCGGTACTGTCCAATTAGATAAAAAATTTAATAAATCTAAAATTGATGTGGTTATCAGCGCAAAGTCTATTGATACAGCCAATTCAAAACGAGATGATCATTTAAGATCGGCAGATTTTTTTGATGTAGAAAAAAATTCTGATATCAAATTCGTCAGTACAGGTATTACAGGCACGCCTGATAAATTCACGGTACAAGGAAAATTGACCATGAAAGGTGTGACTAAGCCCGTTACTCTTGATGCTCAATATTTGGGTACAGTGAAAGACGGTTTTGGAAACGAGAAAGCGGCGTTCTCTGCAAAAACAAAATTGAATCGTAAAGACTTTGGTTTAACTTGGAATAATGTGGTTGAAGCAGGTCCAGTTGTCGGAGATCAAGTGAGCATTGATTTAAGAATTCAAGCGGCCCTTGAGCAACCTAAGAAAAAATAG
- a CDS encoding NAD(P)H-dependent oxidoreductase, which translates to MKILLFAGSLRKDSLNKKLLACVARSLHSQHQTKVLDLQVLNIPVYDGDIETEHGIPQGVLRVAEALSEAHAVIIATPEYNGSISSPLKNILDWTSRIRPTHPWGKKPVLLLGASTGVFSAMRGLTHSRTPILNLGAYLYPNVFGLGQADKAFDSQDQLIDENTESRLQNLINEFVSYAQRLT; encoded by the coding sequence ATGAAGATACTTTTATTTGCTGGCAGCCTAAGAAAAGACTCATTGAATAAAAAACTACTCGCTTGTGTTGCGCGCTCGCTTCATTCTCAACATCAAACCAAAGTTCTTGATCTGCAAGTCTTAAATATACCCGTTTATGATGGGGACATTGAAACTGAACATGGAATTCCCCAAGGTGTTTTACGTGTGGCTGAAGCACTTTCTGAGGCCCATGCTGTGATCATTGCCACTCCTGAATATAACGGCAGTATCTCTTCACCTTTAAAAAATATTTTAGATTGGACATCTCGAATTCGCCCGACTCACCCCTGGGGAAAGAAGCCCGTTTTGTTACTGGGCGCATCAACTGGAGTGTTCAGCGCGATGCGCGGCCTCACTCATTCGCGCACACCTATTTTAAATTTAGGAGCTTATCTTTACCCCAATGTGTTTGGATTAGGTCAAGCCGACAAGGCCTTTGACAGCCAAGACCAACTTATAGATGAAAACACTGAGAGCCGTTTGCAAAATCTGATCAATGAGTTTGTGTCTTACGCGCAAAGACTGACTTAA
- a CDS encoding TolC family protein gives MFKIQFLLLPLFFSIQTVAQTQNNVEQFKTHSPFWQALEVEKQALEKQYQAMDLEVATQFNLELIHFTDDRKALLVLPVKQEELFLSANISKYFSTGTRLEFLTNTTSTEYRTLPGTNHLGSFQLSLSQNLWRDFFGQGDDIRRKRNLKDYELKLLQVKMNQAQLLLRFEQILWDYIAANVELRLRQESLRRWTEIETWMRGRYKRLVAELVDVKQISATKILRDIQVQTIKQRLENLKNELDQLGGDGFSNKIVMTEDLLQVSQNEISKASDAFSIETQILDKTAEVAEQDMLRTAENIKPDLKLSFAVGRRGIDNSATSAWIDAYDSDHFFTQAALTFSTPLDFSLLKKSSDSAKLMYEAANIRKTQSLRSARLEWTNLQGQIQEHFRRIKLLRTLTKEQQDRNEAERKRFLNGRSTSLQVVTAEQETLDAELTLRNTQAALKKLIAQYRLFEMIHTGD, from the coding sequence ATGTTTAAAATTCAATTTTTACTTCTGCCATTGTTTTTTTCTATTCAAACTGTAGCCCAGACGCAAAATAACGTTGAGCAGTTCAAGACCCACTCCCCTTTTTGGCAAGCTCTCGAAGTAGAAAAGCAAGCTTTAGAAAAACAATACCAAGCTATGGATCTGGAAGTGGCCACACAGTTTAATTTGGAGCTTATACATTTTACCGATGATCGAAAGGCCCTGTTAGTTTTGCCCGTCAAGCAGGAAGAACTCTTCTTGTCTGCGAATATTTCCAAATACTTCTCTACAGGAACACGCTTAGAGTTCTTAACCAACACTACAAGCACTGAATACAGAACTTTGCCAGGCACAAACCACTTAGGCAGCTTCCAATTGTCACTGAGTCAAAACCTTTGGAGAGACTTCTTTGGTCAAGGCGATGACATCCGCCGCAAAAGAAACCTTAAGGACTACGAGCTTAAACTTTTACAAGTCAAAATGAATCAAGCTCAATTGTTATTACGCTTTGAACAGATCCTTTGGGATTATATCGCAGCCAACGTGGAACTGCGCTTGCGCCAAGAGAGTCTACGACGCTGGACCGAGATCGAAACTTGGATGCGAGGTCGATACAAACGTCTTGTGGCTGAACTTGTCGACGTGAAACAAATTTCGGCCACTAAAATTTTAAGAGACATTCAAGTTCAAACTATCAAACAAAGATTAGAGAATTTAAAAAACGAACTGGATCAACTCGGAGGTGATGGATTTTCTAATAAAATCGTGATGACTGAGGACTTGTTACAAGTTTCACAAAATGAAATTTCAAAAGCCAGTGATGCTTTTTCAATCGAAACTCAAATCCTTGATAAAACAGCCGAAGTCGCCGAGCAAGATATGTTACGAACCGCAGAGAACATTAAACCCGATCTTAAACTTTCTTTTGCAGTAGGAAGACGAGGAATTGATAACTCTGCTACTTCTGCCTGGATTGACGCTTATGATAGCGATCATTTTTTTACACAAGCTGCGCTTACATTCTCTACTCCCTTAGATTTTTCATTACTGAAAAAATCTTCTGACAGTGCCAAGCTTATGTATGAAGCGGCAAATATTAGAAAGACCCAATCTCTACGTTCCGCAAGATTAGAATGGACTAACCTTCAAGGACAAATCCAAGAGCACTTCCGCCGTATTAAACTCTTAAGAACTCTCACCAAAGAACAACAGGATCGTAACGAAGCTGAACGTAAACGTTTTTTAAATGGTCGTTCCACCAGCTTGCAAGTGGTCACTGCAGAACAAGAAACACTGGATGCCGAGTTGACTCTTAGAAACACCCAAGCGGCATTAAAAAAACTCATCGCCCAATATCGTTTATTTGAAATGATCCATACAGGAGATTAA
- a CDS encoding efflux RND transporter permease subunit, translating into MNFIALSIRRPVFAWILMSAFIIFGSISLSQLGISQLPDVDFPVVNVSVTFDGASPEVIEAELLDPIEQRLLNIENIVSVNSNAQEGNGRVTIDFDINKNVDIALQEVQSALSQLRLPPGVDFPVIRKVNPEEQPIMFLGMWSNGSIYDTIKYADLIFLDKLRQIPGIGEVSIGGFSERNIRVWPDMKKLKARDLSLLDLAQALNTQHVETSAGRFENPKTEYRLRWMGEASTVEEVKKIKVLSRGSQVIQDRVFTIGDVARVEDSLSDIRRKSRIEGQEAISIMIRKQRGGNEVALSDAVKKKIDELRPTLPEGYQIRTNIDFTRPTEAVVKTTFEKLFTAALVTILICFLFLGSIQSSVNILFSIPTSIFGSFIIIYLCGFTLNLFTLLALILAISIVVDDAIMLLENIVRHHRMGKTGAQAAYDGAMEILPAASAATFAVVAVFLPVIFMTGITGKFFFQFGIALSGAVLLSLIEAVTITPMRSAALLDLSQKTSRFEQFLDDKFHALGNFYKKIIHYAIKFPFLTVLASTILFVASLSLSGLIHKEFVPAQDQDFIMINIETPPGSSLDLTEKKSFEVEEVIKNNPFVESYVFMVGANWSSSNVNTMTVPLFLISRKERSVGHLQIMNDLRKEFSKIEGIRFTLRDNSSRNMTTGRQFPVSFNLSGPDLNVLNEKAAEIIAELEKRGVAQSLNTDFKMGLPEVKILPDRVKMISMGVSVQNVAQTLSIALAGVRQNRFTADGRRIDIRIKIPENEMVSKENIENIQVRNVFGNLVPIKSFVELIDEPSYQSIIRVNRQRAIGVFGGLASDVSQADALSTTETVAKELLPDGYGIALEGASAGLAEAFKSLTSALIIGILVAYMILAIQFNSFLHPISVLVALPFSLTGAFIALWMFNTSLNLFSFIGIIVLMGIAKKNSILLVEFTNQLREQGMEIRQALMDAGATRLRPILMTSFATVFAALPLVFGNTMGQETRTPMGLVIIGGTVVSTVFTLVVVPCLYLLLSKLERSHKKVTINT; encoded by the coding sequence ATGAACTTCATTGCCCTTTCAATTCGCAGACCCGTTTTTGCTTGGATATTGATGTCAGCCTTTATTATTTTTGGTTCAATCTCACTGTCACAGCTCGGGATCAGTCAACTTCCAGATGTGGACTTCCCTGTCGTCAACGTATCGGTGACCTTTGATGGAGCCTCACCCGAGGTGATTGAAGCCGAACTGTTAGACCCTATTGAACAACGTCTGTTAAATATTGAAAATATTGTTTCTGTAAATTCTAATGCCCAAGAGGGTAATGGTCGTGTCACCATTGACTTTGATATTAACAAGAACGTAGATATTGCCCTACAAGAAGTGCAGTCCGCATTAAGCCAACTGCGTCTTCCTCCTGGAGTAGACTTTCCTGTCATCCGTAAAGTGAACCCCGAAGAACAGCCTATTATGTTTTTGGGTATGTGGTCTAACGGATCCATTTATGACACCATTAAATACGCAGACCTCATCTTCTTAGATAAGCTCAGACAGATTCCTGGTATCGGTGAAGTTTCCATCGGTGGGTTTAGTGAGAGAAACATTCGTGTTTGGCCCGACATGAAAAAACTAAAAGCCCGTGACCTGTCCTTGCTTGATCTAGCTCAAGCCCTTAACACTCAACACGTTGAAACCTCAGCTGGAAGATTTGAAAATCCTAAAACAGAATACCGCTTGCGATGGATGGGGGAAGCCTCAACCGTTGAAGAGGTTAAAAAGATTAAAGTCTTAAGTCGTGGATCACAAGTGATTCAAGATCGCGTGTTCACTATTGGTGACGTCGCACGCGTGGAAGACAGTCTTTCTGATATCAGAAGAAAATCACGCATCGAAGGCCAAGAGGCCATTTCTATTATGATTCGAAAGCAACGTGGAGGAAACGAAGTCGCTTTATCCGATGCCGTCAAAAAAAAGATTGATGAGCTTCGTCCAACACTTCCTGAAGGATATCAAATCCGTACTAATATTGACTTTACTCGTCCCACGGAAGCTGTAGTTAAAACCACTTTTGAAAAGCTCTTCACCGCAGCCCTTGTTACCATCTTGATCTGTTTCTTATTTTTAGGAAGCATTCAGTCTTCTGTGAACATTTTATTTTCTATCCCTACATCTATCTTTGGATCTTTTATCATCATTTATCTATGTGGTTTCACTCTTAACCTCTTCACACTCTTAGCACTCATCCTTGCGATCTCTATTGTGGTCGACGATGCCATCATGCTACTAGAGAACATTGTTCGCCATCATCGCATGGGAAAAACTGGGGCTCAAGCTGCCTATGATGGAGCTATGGAGATTCTACCTGCGGCCAGTGCTGCCACTTTTGCGGTGGTGGCTGTATTTTTGCCTGTTATTTTTATGACTGGAATCACAGGAAAATTTTTCTTTCAATTTGGGATTGCGCTTTCAGGTGCCGTACTGCTGTCGCTGATTGAGGCCGTAACCATTACTCCCATGCGATCTGCTGCTCTTTTAGATCTTTCCCAAAAAACAAGTCGATTCGAGCAATTTTTAGATGATAAATTCCATGCTCTTGGGAACTTTTATAAAAAAATCATTCACTATGCCATCAAGTTCCCTTTCCTCACGGTTCTTGCGTCCACAATTCTTTTTGTGGCCTCATTAAGTTTAAGTGGGCTCATCCATAAAGAATTCGTACCTGCCCAAGACCAAGATTTTATTATGATCAATATTGAAACCCCACCAGGGTCATCACTGGATCTGACTGAGAAAAAAAGTTTTGAAGTCGAAGAAGTTATTAAGAACAATCCTTTTGTGGAATCTTACGTGTTTATGGTTGGTGCTAACTGGAGCAGCAGTAATGTCAACACCATGACCGTTCCTCTATTCTTGATTTCCAGAAAAGAACGAAGCGTGGGGCACTTGCAGATCATGAACGATCTGAGAAAAGAGTTTAGTAAAATCGAAGGCATTCGATTCACGCTCAGAGATAATTCTTCTAGAAACATGACCACAGGAAGACAATTCCCTGTGTCCTTTAACCTGTCAGGTCCTGATTTAAATGTACTCAATGAAAAGGCCGCAGAAATCATCGCTGAGCTGGAAAAAAGAGGTGTAGCCCAAAGCTTAAACACAGATTTTAAAATGGGATTACCTGAAGTTAAGATTCTTCCTGATCGTGTCAAGATGATCTCGATGGGTGTGAGCGTGCAAAACGTGGCTCAAACTTTAAGTATTGCCCTTGCTGGTGTCAGGCAAAATCGTTTCACAGCTGATGGAAGACGAATTGATATCCGAATTAAAATTCCAGAAAATGAAATGGTCAGCAAAGAGAACATCGAAAACATTCAAGTTCGAAACGTATTTGGTAACCTTGTACCCATTAAGAGTTTTGTTGAACTGATTGACGAACCTTCTTATCAAAGTATTATTCGTGTGAACCGCCAAAGAGCCATTGGGGTTTTTGGTGGACTCGCTTCTGACGTGTCACAGGCCGATGCTCTTTCCACGACAGAGACTGTAGCCAAAGAGCTTTTACCTGATGGCTACGGCATTGCCCTTGAAGGGGCTTCTGCTGGACTTGCTGAGGCTTTTAAAAGTTTAACCTCTGCTTTAATCATTGGTATTCTTGTGGCCTATATGATTTTAGCTATTCAGTTTAACAGCTTCCTACATCCTATCAGTGTCTTGGTCGCTTTACCTTTCAGTTTAACTGGTGCCTTTATTGCCCTATGGATGTTCAACACATCTTTAAATCTGTTTAGCTTTATTGGAATCATCGTCTTAATGGGTATCGCCAAAAAGAACTCCATTCTTCTGGTCGAGTTTACTAACCAATTACGAGAGCAAGGAATGGAAATTCGCCAAGCTCTTATGGACGCAGGGGCCACACGGCTTCGACCGATCTTGATGACGTCCTTTGCCACTGTATTTGCCGCTCTACCATTAGTCTTCGGGAATACCATGGGACAAGAAACACGGACTCCGATGGGGCTTGTGATTATTGGCGGAACAGTGGTTTCAACTGTCTTTACTTTAGTAGTTGTACCTTGTCTGTATTTACTGTTAAGTAAACTTGAGCGTTCACACAAAAAGGTGACCATCAACACTTAG